The following proteins are co-located in the Escherichia fergusonii ATCC 35469 genome:
- a CDS encoding flagellar hook-length control protein FliK encodes MIIPALITTDVDLTTLLPGAKGTDVAQDFLALVAEALGTEKTVLSAEEQPLPKGVPAKLTENVLELLPDEMADKLSVLSSLTNTLPAPLKSSTPLAAPQLFRPGEKAAETESTDDDVAALSALFAMLPGTSPVAVTSGESADTVQTAQNNAELTQSVNVRAALADKPQNESAGEALTVPLATPVNNTQPDNVPHSPVANPLPLNAGDNVAAPQPTATVMMTSSSTPQPLSPASSPTPVVSAPLGSHEWQQAISQHITLFTRQGQQRAELRLHPEDLGQVQISLKIDDNQAQIQMVSAHSHVRAALEAALPVLRTQLAESGIQLGQSNISGESFNGQQHASSQQPQHARTPQAGLSAEDEVTLAVPASLTRVGHGDGAVDIFA; translated from the coding sequence GCGTTAGGTACGGAAAAAACTGTTCTTTCTGCAGAAGAACAACCATTGCCAAAAGGCGTTCCGGCAAAACTGACAGAGAATGTGCTTGAGCTGTTGCCTGATGAAATGGCAGATAAGCTAAGTGTGTTGTCTTCTCTGACGAATACGTTGCCTGCTCCACTGAAAAGCAGCACACCGTTAGCTGCCCCACAATTATTTCGTCCGGGTGAAAAGGCCGCAGAAACAGAATCAACGGATGATGATGTTGCCGCACTCAGTGCGCTCTTTGCCATGCTGCCAGGCACATCCCCCGTTGCAGTGACGTCAGGTGAAAGTGCAGATACCGTGCAAACTGCGCAAAATAATGCTGAGTTAACTCAGTCAGTTAACGTACGTGCTGCCTTAGCCGATAAACCACAAAATGAATCTGCTGGTGAAGCGTTAACTGTGCCACTCGCCACGCCAGTCAACAATACTCAGCCAGACAACGTTCCGCACAGTCCGGTGGCGAATCCGCTGCCGCTAAACGCGGGGGATAATGTCGCGGCGCCACAGCCAACAGCAACCGTCATGATGACCAGTAGCAGTACCCCGCAGCCGCTTTCGCCAGCTTCATCGCCCACGCCCGTGGTCAGCGCCCCGCTGGGTAGCCATGAATGGCAGCAGGCAATAAGCCAGCACATTACGTTATTTACCCGCCAGGGTCAGCAACGTGCAGAGCTTCGCTTACACCCGGAAGATCTGGGCCAGGTGCAAATCTCGCTAAAAATCGATGATAACCAGGCGCAAATCCAGATGGTTTCTGCTCATAGCCATGTCCGGGCCGCACTGGAAGCGGCATTGCCCGTTTTACGCACGCAACTGGCAGAGAGCGGTATCCAGTTGGGGCAGAGCAATATCAGTGGTGAGAGTTTTAACGGTCAGCAACATGCGTCTTCTCAGCAACCACAACATGCCCGTACGCCGCAAGCCGGTTTAAGTGCAGAAGATGAAGTCACACTGGCTGTCCCCGCTTCGCTGACACGTGTCGGTCATGGCGACGGCGCAGTAGATATTTTTGCTTAA
- the fliL gene encoding flagellar basal body-associated protein FliL produces the protein MTDTASGIKSKRSLWVPLLVFITVIACISAGYSYWRLQHPPTSKKVTPPTSPVFYALDTFTVNLGDADRVLYIGITLRLKDEATRSRLSEYLPEVRSRLLLLFSRQDASVLSTEEGKQQLIKAIKETLAVPLVAGQPKQDVTDVLYTAFILR, from the coding sequence ATGACTGACACCGCATCGGGCATAAAAAGCAAGCGTTCTCTCTGGGTGCCGCTGCTGGTATTCATCACGGTTATAGCCTGTATTAGCGCAGGCTATAGTTACTGGCGTTTGCAACATCCGCCCACCAGTAAAAAAGTCACGCCGCCGACATCACCTGTGTTTTACGCACTGGACACCTTTACGGTGAATCTCGGCGACGCCGACCGTGTTTTGTATATCGGTATTACATTGCGCCTGAAAGATGAAGCCACGCGTTCGCGTCTTAGTGAGTATCTGCCTGAAGTGCGCAGCCGTTTATTGCTGTTGTTTTCCCGTCAGGATGCCAGTGTGCTCTCAACGGAAGAAGGAAAACAGCAACTGATCAAGGCAATCAAAGAGACTCTGGCCGTTCCCCTTGTTGCCGGGCAACCTAAGCAGGACGTTACCGACGTTTTGTATACAGCCTTTATTCTGCGGTAG
- the fliM gene encoding flagellar motor switch protein FliM, with protein sequence MGNSILSQAEIDALLNGDSETKDEPISGITNESDIRPYDPNTQRRVVRERLQALEIINERFARHFRMGLFNLLRRSPDITVGAIRIQPYHEFARNLPVPTNLNLIHLKPLRGTGLVVFSPALVFIAVDNLFGGDGRFPTKVEGREFTHTEQRVINRMLKLALEGYRDAWKAINPLEVEYVRSEMQVKFTNITTSPNDIVVNTPFHVEIGNLTGEFNICLPFSMIEPLRELLVNPPLENSRHEDQNWRNNLVRQVQHSQLELVANFAEISLRLSQILKLKPGDVLPIEKPDRIIAHVDGVPVLTSQYGTLNGQYALRIEHLINPILNSLNEEQPK encoded by the coding sequence ATGGGTAATAGTATTCTTTCTCAGGCTGAAATCGATGCGCTGCTCAACGGAGACAGCGAGACCAAAGACGAACCTATAAGCGGTATCACTAATGAGAGTGATATTCGCCCGTATGATCCCAATACCCAGCGGCGAGTTGTGCGTGAGCGCTTGCAGGCACTGGAAATCATTAACGAGCGTTTTGCCCGTCATTTCCGTATGGGATTGTTCAACCTGCTACGCCGTAGCCCGGATATTACCGTCGGTGCGATTCGTATTCAGCCATATCACGAATTTGCCCGCAATTTGCCGGTGCCCACTAACCTTAACCTGATCCACCTTAAACCGTTACGTGGTACAGGGCTGGTGGTGTTCTCCCCTGCTTTGGTGTTTATCGCTGTCGATAACCTGTTTGGTGGTGACGGACGTTTCCCAACGAAGGTTGAAGGCCGGGAGTTTACTCACACCGAACAGCGTGTCATTAACCGCATGTTGAAGCTGGCCCTGGAAGGTTACCGCGACGCATGGAAAGCCATTAACCCGCTGGAAGTGGAGTATGTGCGTTCGGAAATGCAGGTGAAGTTCACCAATATCACCACCTCACCAAACGATATTGTGGTTAACACGCCATTTCATGTGGAGATTGGCAACCTGACTGGTGAATTTAATATCTGCCTACCTTTCAGCATGATTGAGCCGTTGCGGGAGCTGCTGGTTAACCCGCCGTTGGAAAACTCGCGTCATGAAGATCAGAACTGGCGCAATAACCTGGTACGCCAGGTGCAGCACTCGCAACTGGAACTGGTGGCGAACTTTGCCGAAATTTCGCTGCGACTTTCGCAGATATTGAAGCTAAAACCTGGCGACGTTCTGCCAATAGAAAAACCTGACCGCATAATTGCCCATGTCGATGGCGTTCCGGTGCTGACCAGTCAGTACGGTACTCTCAACGGCCAATATGCGTTACGAATTGAACATTTGATTAACCCGATTTTGAATTCTCTGAACGAGGAACAGCCCAAATGA
- the fliN gene encoding flagellar motor switch protein FliN, producing the protein MSDMNNPADENNGALDDLWAEALSEQQTTSSKSATDAVFQQLGGGDVSGTLQDIDLIMDIPVKLTVELGRTRMTIKELLRLTQGSVVALDGLAGEPLDILINGYLIAQGEVVVVADKYGVRITDIITPSERMRRLSR; encoded by the coding sequence ATGAGTGACATGAATAATCCGGCCGATGAGAACAACGGCGCACTGGACGATCTGTGGGCTGAGGCATTAAGCGAGCAACAAACAACCAGTAGCAAAAGCGCTACCGATGCGGTGTTCCAGCAACTGGGTGGCGGTGACGTCAGCGGTACGTTGCAGGATATCGATCTGATTATGGATATTCCGGTGAAGCTGACGGTGGAGCTGGGCCGTACACGAATGACAATTAAGGAGTTGTTGCGCCTGACACAAGGTTCTGTAGTAGCTCTGGATGGTCTGGCTGGCGAACCGCTGGATATTCTGATTAATGGTTATCTGATTGCCCAGGGGGAAGTGGTGGTAGTTGCCGATAAATACGGCGTGCGGATCACCGATATCATTACACCTTCTGAACGTATGCGCCGCCTGAGCCGTTGA
- the fliO gene encoding flagellar biosynthetic protein FliO: MQTQATVVQPSATTTPLLQVSGALFGIIVLILAAAWLIKRLGFTAKNTGVNGLKVSASASLGARERVVIVDVEDARLVLGVTASHINLLHTLPPAAPLDQPPAVDFPSLMKNVLKRSGRS, translated from the coding sequence ATGCAAACCCAGGCCACTGTCGTCCAGCCTTCTGCCACCACAACTCCGTTGCTACAGGTGAGTGGCGCATTGTTTGGCATTATTGTGTTGATACTGGCAGCAGCCTGGCTAATAAAACGGCTGGGATTCACCGCTAAAAATACGGGGGTCAATGGCCTGAAGGTCAGCGCCAGTGCTTCACTGGGAGCCCGTGAGCGGGTGGTTATTGTCGATGTCGAAGATGCCCGCCTGGTGTTGGGTGTTACCGCATCGCACATCAATTTGCTGCATACATTGCCGCCGGCAGCACCGCTGGACCAACCACCAGCAGTGGATTTTCCCAGCCTGATGAAAAATGTCCTTAAGCGGTCCGGGAGATCCTGA
- the fliP gene encoding flagellar type III secretion system pore protein FliP (The bacterial flagellar biogenesis protein FliP forms a type III secretion system (T3SS)-type pore required for flagellar assembly.) yields MRRLLTLIPAILWLVTPCALAQLPGLVTQPLPGGGQSWSLPVQTLVFITSLTFIPAILLMMTSFTRIIIVFGLLRNALGTPSAPPNQVLLGLALFLTFFIMSPVIDKIYVDAYQPFSEEKISMQEALEKGAQPLREFMLRQTREADLALFARLANTGPIQGPEAVPMRILLPAYVTSELKTAFQIGFTIFIPFLIIDLVIASVLMALGMMMVPPATIALPFKLMLFVLVDGWQLLVGSLAQSFYS; encoded by the coding sequence ATGCGCCGTTTGTTAACGCTTATTCCCGCCATTTTATGGCTGGTGACGCCTTGCGCACTGGCGCAATTGCCCGGCCTTGTCACCCAACCGTTGCCCGGTGGAGGACAAAGCTGGTCGTTACCGGTGCAGACGCTGGTGTTTATCACCTCGCTGACTTTTATTCCGGCCATTTTACTGATGATGACCAGCTTTACCCGCATCATCATCGTTTTTGGTTTGCTACGTAACGCCCTGGGAACGCCGTCTGCACCACCAAACCAGGTGCTGCTGGGGCTGGCGTTATTTTTGACCTTTTTTATTATGTCGCCGGTAATCGACAAAATTTACGTCGATGCATATCAGCCATTCAGTGAAGAGAAAATCTCCATGCAGGAAGCGCTGGAAAAAGGCGCTCAGCCGCTGCGTGAGTTTATGTTGCGCCAGACACGCGAAGCCGATCTTGCGTTATTTGCCCGGCTGGCCAATACCGGGCCGATTCAGGGACCGGAAGCCGTACCCATGCGTATTCTGCTGCCTGCTTATGTTACCAGTGAGCTGAAAACAGCATTCCAGATTGGTTTCACTATTTTTATTCCATTTTTGATTATCGATCTGGTCATTGCCAGCGTGCTGATGGCGCTGGGGATGATGATGGTGCCACCGGCCACTATCGCTCTGCCGTTTAAACTGATGTTGTTTGTGCTGGTGGATGGCTGGCAGCTGCTGGTCGGTTCGCTGGCCCAAAGCTTTTACAGTTAG
- the fliQ gene encoding flagellar biosynthesis protein FliQ: MTPESVMMMGTEAMKVALALAAPLLLVALVTGLIISILQAATQINEMTLSFIPKIVAVFIAIIVAGPWMLSLLLDYVRTLFSNIPSLIG, encoded by the coding sequence ATGACACCCGAATCGGTGATGATGATGGGGACAGAAGCGATGAAAGTCGCACTGGCCCTTGCTGCCCCGCTGTTGCTGGTAGCGTTGGTCACTGGCTTAATTATTAGCATTTTGCAGGCTGCCACGCAGATCAACGAAATGACGTTATCGTTTATTCCCAAAATTGTGGCGGTGTTTATTGCCATTATTGTGGCAGGCCCCTGGATGCTAAGTTTATTGCTGGATTATGTGCGTACCCTTTTTAGCAATATCCCGTCGTTGATTGGTTAA
- the fliR gene encoding flagellar biosynthetic protein FliR encodes MIQLTSDQWMQWLSLGFWPLLRVLALISTAPILSERSVPKRAKLGLGLMITLAIAPMLPPHDVPIFSYAAVWVAIQQILIGIALGFTMQFAFAAVRTAGEIIGLQMGLSFATFVDPASHLNMPVLARILDMLVLLLFLTFNGHLWLISILVDTFHTLPIGGEPLNSNAFLALTRAGGLIFLNGLMLALPVITLLLTLNLALGLLNRMAPQLSVFVIGFPLTLTVGISLMAALMPLIAPFCEHLFSEVFNLLADIVSEMPVNN; translated from the coding sequence ATGATTCAACTGACCAGCGACCAATGGATGCAATGGCTGAGCCTCGGGTTTTGGCCACTGTTACGCGTACTGGCGTTGATCTCCACCGCTCCTATTCTCAGCGAACGCAGTGTGCCCAAACGGGCAAAGCTGGGGCTGGGATTGATGATTACACTGGCCATTGCACCGATGCTGCCGCCACACGATGTGCCCATTTTTTCTTATGCTGCCGTCTGGGTAGCGATACAGCAGATTTTGATAGGTATTGCGCTGGGCTTTACGATGCAGTTTGCATTTGCCGCTGTACGTACCGCCGGGGAGATTATCGGCCTGCAGATGGGGTTATCGTTTGCAACCTTTGTCGATCCTGCCAGTCATCTCAATATGCCCGTGCTGGCGCGCATTCTGGATATGCTGGTTTTGCTGCTATTTCTGACATTTAACGGTCATTTGTGGTTGATTTCGATTCTTGTCGATACCTTTCACACCTTGCCTATTGGCGGTGAACCGCTAAACAGTAATGCCTTTCTTGCCCTTACCCGTGCTGGTGGATTGATTTTCCTCAATGGGTTGATGCTGGCGTTACCGGTGATCACGCTATTATTAACGCTTAATCTGGCATTAGGCTTATTGAATAGAATGGCACCGCAGTTATCCGTTTTTGTTATTGGCTTCCCCCTGACACTGACCGTGGGAATTTCATTAATGGCGGCATTAATGCCATTAATTGCACCGTTCTGCGAACATTTATTTAGTGAAGTTTTTAATTTATTAGCTGATATTGTCAGCGAGATGCCTGTAAATAATTAA
- the rcsA gene encoding transcriptional regulator RcsA yields MSTIIMDLCSYTRLGLTGYLVSRGVKKREINDIESVDQLKVACDLHHPSVVFINEDCFIHDPANSQHIKQIINQHPNTLFIVFMAIANIHFDEYLLVRKNLLISSKSIKPESLDDILGDILKKEVDIASVINLPTLSLSRTESSMLRMWMAGQGTIQISDQMNIKAKTVSSHKGNIKRKIKTHNKQVIYHVVRLTDNVTNGIFVNMR; encoded by the coding sequence ATGTCAACGATTATTATGGATCTATGCAGTTACACCCGGCTGGGTTTGACCGGGTATCTTGTTAGCAGAGGGGTTAAGAAAAGGGAAATCAACGACATCGAAAGCGTTGATCAACTTAAGGTCGCTTGTGACTTACATCATCCTTCAGTGGTGTTTATTAATGAAGACTGTTTTATCCATGACCCGGCAAACAGTCAGCACATCAAGCAAATCATTAATCAACATCCCAACACTTTATTTATTGTATTTATGGCGATTGCCAATATCCATTTTGATGAGTATCTGCTTGTCCGCAAAAATTTATTGATCAGTTCCAAGTCGATTAAACCGGAATCTCTTGACGATATCCTTGGCGATATTCTGAAAAAAGAGGTCGATATTGCCAGTGTAATTAATTTACCCACGTTATCATTAAGTCGAACTGAATCAAGCATGTTACGTATGTGGATGGCAGGCCAGGGTACGATTCAGATTTCTGACCAGATGAATATCAAGGCTAAAACGGTATCGTCACACAAGGGAAATATTAAACGTAAGATTAAAACGCATAATAAACAGGTTATTTATCATGTGGTACGTTTAACAGACAATGTAACTAACGGTATATTTGTTAATATGCGCTAA
- the dsrB gene encoding protein DsrB, with protein MKVNDRVTVKTDGGPRRPGVVLAVEEFNEGTMYLVSLEDYPLGIWFFNESGHPDGIFVEKME; from the coding sequence ATGAAGGTGAATGATCGGGTCACAGTCAAAACGGATGGCGGCCCTCGTCGTCCTGGCGTGGTACTGGCGGTAGAAGAATTTAACGAAGGCACAATGTACCTGGTTTCGCTGGAAGACTACCCGCTCGGTATCTGGTTCTTTAATGAGTCAGGGCACCCGGATGGTATTTTTGTCGAGAAAATGGAATAG
- the yodD gene encoding YodD family peroxide/acid resistance protein — protein sequence MKTAKEYSDTAKREVSVDVDALLAAINEISEGEVHRSGNDPEKVSVDGREYHTWRELADAFELDIHDFSITEINR from the coding sequence ATGAAAACCGCGAAAGAGTATAGCGATACAGCTAAACGCGAAGTCAGCGTTGACGTTGATGCCCTGCTGGCTGCCATCAATGAGATTAGCGAAGGCGAAGTCCATCGTAGCGGAAATGATCCTGAGAAAGTCAGTGTGGATGGCCGTGAATACCATACATGGCGTGAATTAGCCGATGCCTTTGAGCTGGACATTCATGACTTTAGCATTACGGAAATTAATCGTTGA
- a CDS encoding mannosyl-3-phosphoglycerate phosphatase-related protein, which produces MLSVNEPLLIFTDLDGTLLDSHTYDWQPAAPWLYRLRERNIPLILCSSKTAAEMLHLQQTLGLQGLPLIAENGAVVQLDAHWQTQPHYPRRINGISHSEIHIVLNSLREKMHFKFTTFDDVDEQTIVDWTGLNRTQAALTRLHEASVSLIWRDSDERMTLFADQLEQMGLQFVHGARFWHVLDASVGKDQAANELIAIYQQLWQKRPATLGLGDGPNDAPLLDVMDYAVVVKGLNREGVHLQHIEPSRVYRTQHEGPEGWREGLDYFLSSDKG; this is translated from the coding sequence ATGTTGTCAGTGAATGAGCCCCTGCTGATCTTTACCGATCTTGATGGCACATTGTTAGATAGCCATACCTATGACTGGCAACCTGCTGCACCGTGGTTATATCGTCTGCGTGAAAGAAATATCCCGCTGATTTTGTGCAGTAGCAAAACTGCAGCGGAAATGCTGCATTTGCAGCAAACATTAGGATTGCAGGGTTTACCGCTAATTGCGGAGAACGGTGCCGTGGTCCAGCTTGATGCACACTGGCAAACTCAGCCGCATTACCCACGACGGATAAACGGTATCAGCCATAGTGAAATCCACATCGTGCTCAATAGCCTACGCGAGAAAATGCATTTCAAATTCACCACCTTTGATGATGTTGATGAACAAACCATTGTTGACTGGACCGGGCTTAACCGCACACAAGCCGCACTGACACGGTTGCATGAAGCCTCGGTATCATTGATCTGGCGTGACAGTGACGAACGAATGACGCTGTTTGCCGACCAGTTGGAGCAAATGGGCTTACAGTTTGTACACGGCGCGCGCTTCTGGCATGTACTGGATGCCAGCGTCGGCAAAGATCAGGCGGCGAATGAGTTAATTGCCATCTACCAGCAGCTCTGGCAGAAACGCCCCGCTACCCTGGGTCTCGGTGACGGACCGAACGACGCCCCATTGCTGGATGTAATGGATTACGCGGTTGTGGTGAAGGGGCTGAATCGAGAAGGAGTGCATTTACAACACATCGAACCTTCACGTGTGTATCGCACACAACATGAAGGGCCGGAAGGCTGGCGCGAAGGCCTGGATTATTTTTTATCCTCTGACAAAGGTTGA
- the dgcQ gene encoding cellulose biosynthesis regulator diguanylate cyclase DgcQ, translating to MVHQTSVENRSWHKKLARRLGPGNIVNICFVVVLLCSTLLTWREVVVLEDAYISSQRNHLENVANALDKQLQYNVDKLLFLRNGMHEALMTPLNFSALQNAITQFQQNRNKRYWQIGLDRRRTLMINGVSDDFVSQSNLLSRADDDLHNELTAALEVGYLLRLSHAPGAAAQQAIYVSRAGFFLSTQPTSNSKDILTRYFDFVTQPWFNEQSERMNKSRGVRWFSTPGDHTNETKPQITASIPLDNQGYWHGVLAMSIPLAAMRSLLVNATHNDTDGEYQLYDSKLNLLTTSTPEQRKINTFDDRERALLAQDIEHDTQGGIRMNSRFISWERLDHFDGVLVRVHTLQEGVHGDFGSISIALTLLWALFTTMLIISWIVIRKMVSNMFVLQSSLQWQAWHDTLTRLYNRGALFEKARFLAQECRENQRPFSVIQVDLDHFKSINDRFGHQAGDRVLSHAAGLISRSLRAQDVAGRVGGEEFCIVLPCANLAQAQEIAERIRLRLNEKEILIARSTTLRISASLGVSSTEETGDYDFEQLQSLADGRLYLAKQAGRNRVCASDQPLSEDKK from the coding sequence GTGGTTCACCAGACATCAGTGGAAAACAGAAGCTGGCATAAAAAGCTGGCGCGCCGTCTTGGGCCAGGCAATATCGTTAATATTTGCTTTGTGGTTGTTTTGCTTTGCTCCACATTGCTGACCTGGCGAGAAGTGGTGGTACTGGAAGATGCTTATATCTCCAGTCAGCGAAATCATCTGGAAAATGTTGCCAACGCATTAGATAAACAACTGCAATATAACGTCGATAAACTTCTGTTTTTGCGTAATGGTATGCACGAAGCACTGATGACGCCGCTGAACTTCTCGGCACTACAAAATGCCATTACCCAATTCCAACAAAATCGAAATAAGCGTTACTGGCAAATTGGTCTCGATCGTCGCCGTACACTGATGATCAATGGTGTGTCTGATGATTTTGTCAGCCAGAGCAATCTTCTCTCACGAGCGGATGATGATTTACATAATGAACTGACGGCGGCGCTGGAAGTGGGGTATCTGCTGCGTTTGTCGCACGCTCCGGGGGCGGCAGCACAACAGGCCATATATGTTTCACGTGCCGGTTTTTTCCTCTCCACTCAACCCACGTCAAACAGCAAAGATATTTTAACCCGCTACTTCGACTTCGTTACTCAGCCCTGGTTTAACGAACAGTCTGAGCGCATGAACAAATCGCGCGGAGTGCGCTGGTTTAGTACCCCCGGTGATCACACTAACGAGACTAAACCACAAATTACCGCCAGCATTCCCCTGGATAACCAGGGATACTGGCATGGTGTCCTGGCAATGAGCATTCCACTGGCGGCAATGCGATCTCTGCTGGTAAATGCTACCCATAATGACACCGACGGCGAATACCAGCTCTACGACAGCAAACTTAATTTGCTGACCACCTCTACGCCAGAACAACGGAAAATAAACACCTTTGACGATCGGGAACGGGCATTACTGGCACAGGATATCGAACACGATACGCAGGGTGGCATCAGAATGAACAGTCGATTTATCAGCTGGGAACGGTTGGATCATTTCGACGGCGTATTAGTGCGTGTGCATACGTTACAAGAAGGTGTTCATGGCGATTTTGGTAGTATCAGTATTGCACTAACCCTGCTTTGGGCACTGTTTACCACCATGTTGATTATCTCCTGGATAGTGATTCGCAAGATGGTCAGCAATATGTTTGTGCTACAAAGTTCGCTGCAATGGCAAGCCTGGCATGACACCTTAACCCGTCTCTATAACCGTGGTGCCCTGTTTGAAAAAGCGCGTTTTCTTGCTCAGGAGTGCCGGGAAAATCAACGACCCTTCTCGGTTATTCAGGTGGATCTCGATCATTTCAAAAGCATAAATGACCGATTTGGTCATCAGGCAGGTGATCGGGTACTTTCTCATGCCGCAGGACTTATCAGCCGCTCTCTGCGTGCACAAGACGTTGCCGGGCGAGTAGGAGGGGAAGAGTTCTGTATCGTGCTGCCTTGCGCTAATCTGGCGCAGGCACAAGAAATTGCCGAGCGTATTCGTCTGCGTCTGAATGAAAAAGAGATATTGATCGCCAGGAGCACTACGCTGCGGATTAGCGCCTCGCTGGGGGTGAGCAGTACCGAAGAAACGGGAGATTACGATTTTGAACAGTTGCAGTCACTGGCAGATGGTCGCCTCTATCTGGCAAAACAGGCCGGACGAAATCGCGTGTGTGCCAGTGATCAACCTTTGTCAGAGGATAAAAAATAA
- a CDS encoding YodC family protein produces the protein MRFLVSDEVIVKQGGPRMIVTGYSSGMVECRWYDGFAVQREAFHESELQAGDERRLEEA, from the coding sequence ATGCGCTTTTTGGTCAGTGATGAAGTAATCGTCAAACAGGGTGGTCCTCGCATGATCGTCACCGGATATTCCAGTGGCATGGTGGAATGTCGCTGGTATGATGGTTTCGCGGTACAACGTGAAGCCTTTCATGAAAGCGAACTGCAAGCTGGTGATGAGAGGCGACTCGAAGAAGCCTGA